The DNA window AGAAGTAGCCGTAGGCATTGAAGCAAAGATAACAGCAATGCTTAAGCTCATACCCTCAAGCCCAAATAAAAGCGATAACCCATACGCAATCAGTGGGAAAATAATAAGTTTTGCTACTGTTGAAACCACCAACTCTTTTTTGGCATCTCTCAAATACTTTAGCTCCAATCCAACACCTACGGATAACAATCCCATAGGAAGTGCGGCATGACTAATAATAGAGACACTTTTTAAGAGAAATACAGGTATCGGGATACCACTGACATTGATAAGCCCGCCAATAGCACAGGCACCAATAAGAGGGTTTTTGATGATGGTTTTTAAAAAAGAGATCAAAGCAAAGTTACCCTCTCTTAAAAAAATAGCAAAAACTGAAATGCATAAGATGTTGATGAAGGGAATGGCAAACGCGATAACAATTGCAGCTAATACTAAGCCCTTGTCTCCATAAACCGCATTTACAAGCGCTAAGAAGACATAGGTATTAAAACGGATTCCACCTTGAACGATAGAGGTAAATGCCCTGTTTTGAAAATGAAGAATCATATTAAGAAGAATGAGAATCATCAAAATAGCGAAAATGCCACTGAGAGATGTGAAAACAAGATTCACCGTATGGGTAAGATCAATTTTAGCAACCGCCAACTCATACACTAAAAGGCAGGGCATCAAAACATAGTAGGTAAACTTGTCCATCTTTGGCCAGAAATCAATAGAGGGAAATTTTGCATGTTTAAATGCATAGCCTGCAAAAATAATCAAACAAATTGGTAAAAGCGCATTCAGTACATAGCTCATGCTTATCCCTTAAATCGAAATTCCTCAGCCATTAAAATACTTTTGAGTTTCTCACGACATTCCCCTTGAAACTCCATCCACTCTTCTTTACATGTACCGCCACTGCCAAGCTTCTTTTTTACCAAAGAGCAGAGTTTTGTAAGGGCTTCTTTTTCAAGAAAAAAAGGACCTACGATTGAGACCGGCTTACCTTGACGTTTTTCCATCTTTAAAACCAAAAAATGCTTAGAGGGGAGTTTAATCTCCGTGGGCTTTGAAGAAGATTTCTCTTCCTCAAAAGACCACCCCTCTTCGCGATCGAGTGCAGAGCCGATAGAAAAAAGCGCTTTATTATCTGCCATACGTCTCTCTAAAGGCTTCGTAATCACCTTTAAAGTCAATCACTGACCCATCAGGGTGTAATTCAATAATACGCGTTGCAAATGCATCAATAAGCTCTCTATCGTGGGTAACACAGATAACATTACCAGGGAATTTAAAGAGTCCCTCACCAAGCGCTATAATCGCTTCAAGATCAAGATGGTTATCTGGCTCATCTAACACTAAAAAGTTACCTCGTTGAAGCATCATTTTAGAGAGCATCATCCGGTGTTTTTCACCACCACTCAGTTGTTTCACACTCTTTTTTTGCTCTTCACCAGAGAAGAGCATACGACCTAAACACTTTCTAATTTCGTCCAAATCTTTTTTCTCATCGTACTGTTGTAACCACTCAAACAGTTGAAAATCACCGGTAATCATATCGGTAGCATTTTGAGGAAAATAGCTTGAAGTGATCGTTGCACCCCATTTAACACTTCCTGTATCAGAAGAGAGTTGTTCCATGAGAATGTTGCACAGTGTCGTTTTACCCACGCCATTGTGTCCAATGAGTGCTATTTTTTCGCCTTTTTCAACTTTAAAACTGATGTTATGAAGTACTTTTTGGTCTCCATAACTTTTTTCAATACCTTCAACTTCTAAAACTTCATTACCAATATCACGGCCCATACGAAAAACAATGCTTGGATCACGACGAGAAGAAGTTTGGATCTCTTCAATGTCTAGTTTTTCTAAACGTTTTTGACGTGAAGTTGCTTGTTTAGCTTTAGAGGCATTGGCTGAAAAGCGTCTTACGAAGGCTTCTAGTTCATCTTTTTCTTTAAGCTTTTTATCTCTGTCTGTCTCTTGCTGTTTGGCAATCAAATTAGCAGCTAAATACCACTCGTCATAGTTGCCCGTAAATTCACGAATTTTCTTAAAATCAACATCAAGAATGTTGGTAACAACAGAGTTTAGAAAGTGTCTATCGTGAGAGATAACTACCATGGTTCCTTCATGACGAATGAGTTGTGCTTCTAACCAAGAGATCGCTTCAAGGTCTAAGTTGTTGGTAGGTTCATCGAGAAATAAAACATCTGGTTTTGGGTAAAGCACTTGTGCAAGCAAAATTTTAAACTTATCCCCACCCGTAAGTTCACTCATCAAGGTCTCTTGTTCAGAAACAGCAAACCCAAGTGAACCCAAAATTTTCTCAATATTGACTTCCACTTCATACGTCGGGTCTTCTTCTGCACAGATGATCTCAAGTTCCGCTAAACGATCATTAACTTTATCATCTGAAAAATCACCCGTTGCGTACAAGTGCTCTTTCTCTTTGATCGCATCAAACAAGCGCTTATTTCCATACATTACAGCATCTTTAAGCGTAAAATCTTCAAACGCATACTGATTTTGATTTAAAACACCTACACGTAACCCATTTTCAATTGAAATATTGCCACTGGTTGCATCAATTTGTTTTGACAAAATTTTCAAAAAAGTTGTCTTACCTGCACCATTCGCACCGATAAGTCCATAACGTTTACCTTTGTCTAGTTTTAGACTAATATTTTCAAATAAAAGCTGATGCGCAAAACGCATCGTTAAGTTGTTCACTTCGACCATTAGGTTCTCTCTTTGTTTTTCGCGAATTATAGCACTATATTGCTTGTTTCAAAATTTACACCATCGTAGTGATGTAAAACTGTTGTAACATTTTATGATATTCTTTTCTTAAAAAGATGTTACAATTAAAGAAGCTCAAACCTTTTTAGAAGGACATTCTGTGGCAAGTTTAAAGAAAAACATTTGGCTTATTTTCTATGTTTTAACTTTATGTGCTACAGCTTTATTTCTTACAGCTTCATACCTTAAATGGCAAAGTACTTACTTGAAATACCAAGTATCTCAAGAAAATATCGTTGAAATTATGGCGAACGCTACCCACTCTTTGTTTGATACACAAGAACGTTTAATGGATATTTTAGGCGCTTCCATTCTTGAAGATCGACACTATATTTATGAGACACAAAGTATCGAAAAACACTCACAATCTTTATTGCAAAACCCAGATGTTGTAGCCTTTGGCGTTACAAATCCAGAGGGTGATTTTATATTTGCAAGTTCACACAAAGATCCCAAGCAAGTCACAAATCTTATGCAGCAGCCTGAAAGCCGCAATTCTTTTATAGAAGCTCTCTCCAAAAATGGCATGGTTTTTGGACGTACCTACTTTTCAAAACCTTTGCAAAAATGGGGTATGCCTATTCGTAAGACCATACGCGATGAACAAGGGAATCCACTTTTTGTAATGACAACCCTGCTTCGACTTACCAGTACCTTTGATACACTGATGAGTACGATTCACCATCGTCAAAACCTTGTTGTCTCAGTCATTCGTGATTACGATCTATACCAACAGTACAACTCTCTAGGTAAAGATAATTATGAAAAGGCTTATCAGTCGCCATTTCCAAAAGAGGTGATGGAACGTGTTTACACTATCATTTTTGATAATTATGGGCTTACGCCACAAGAACTAAGGCGTGATGAACCACTGGTTTCTTTTGGGTATCAACATAATGATGGTGTACGATACCTTGCATCTCTTAAGTACAATAAAACCTATAAACTTTGGATCATTGTTCACACTTATCTTGATACGGTTATTAAAGATTTCTTTCAAAGCCTTATGTTTTACTTTGCCGCTTTTATTGGCTCAGGCGCACTCTTCTTCTTTCTTTTTCGCTTAATTGCAAACGCGGAAGAAAAACGTCGAAATGACCTTATTGTACAAGCGACCCATGACCAACTGACAGGACTTCCAAATCGCAGTTATTTGCATCAAAATATTTTTAACTGGGCTTACAAAAACGCCCCTACATTTAGCCTTTTTTATGTTGACATGGATCATTTTAAAAATATTAATGATAGTTTTGGTCATCAATTTGGTGATTATGTTTTAGTGGAAATCACCAAACGTCTGCGTGTTATGTCACCGCCTGATTCGTTGATTATTCGCTATGGTGGAGATGAATTTGTGCTCATAACACGTTTGCATGAGCGTAAAGAACTGCTCTTATTTGCTTCACGCCTTATCGATGCGCTCTCTCGCCCTTATAATGTCCATGAACTGCACTTCAACATTGGAGCAAGTATTGGTATTTCAATTTATCCTGATCATGGAGAAAGTCTTGATATGTTACTTCGTGCTTCAGATATTGCCCTTTATGAGTCTAAAAAAATCAAAAATAGTGCCCATATTTTTGCAAGTTCAATGCAAGAGGGCTTTTTAAAAAATGTCAAAATCGAACAAGAACTTCGCAAAGCCATTAATCAGAATGAGCTCTCCATGGCGTATCAACCCCAAATTGACATCAACGGTTGTGTTCATGGTGTTGAAGCACTTGTAAGATGGAATAGCCCAACGCTTGGATATGTTCCACCCAATCATTTTATACCTTTAGCTGAAGCGTCTGGGCTTATGCCAAAAATCGGACGATTTATCATTGAGACGACCTGTAGCGAGATGCGGGAACTTCATCTCAGCCTAGAACATGCTTTTCAAGTCTCTATTAATATCTCTGTGCGTCAATTTATGGATCCTGGTTTTTTAGAACATCTTTTAAGCATTATTGAAAACACGCAAATGCATCGTCTCTCCATTACACTCGAAGTCACCGAAAATCTTTTTATTGAAGATATTCACTACATCTTGCCGCTCTTAGAACAGATCAGGGAAATGGGCATTCAAATCTCAATGGATGATTTTGGCACAGGATACTCTTCTTTGAGTATGTTGCGTAAGCTCCCTATTGATGAACTCAAAATTGATAAAAGTTTTGTTGACGAAATTTTTGAAGATGCAGCTTCTGCTAAAATGGTACAAAACATCATTGCGATTGGAAAAAACTTTGGAATGCATATTCTTGCAGAAGGCGTTGAAACCAAAGAACAAAAAGAGATTTTAACTACTTTTGGGTGTGATCGTTTCCAAGGCTTCTATTTTTCAAAACCACTCTCGAAAGAAGCGCTTTTTACTTTTCTAAAAGAAAAAACACTTCCCTAAATACATCTAGAAATGCTTAACAAACTCAACGCCTAAATCTACTGTGACACACTTATATTTAAAAATACTTTACATAGAGACATTGAAAAAAACAATACTTCTTAATAAAATAAAACTTTTAGAAGAAAAAGAGCATCATTAAAATAAGGTGTATTTGTACGATGAGGAAAAGTTATTTTAAATAAAATATAAATTTTAATATTAAGCTATTTTCATGCTATAAAGTTAATATATAATTCCTTGCACGAAAAGAGTAAATATCATATCTAAGTCAGATAGCAATGATATAGTTATTAAATTGCTATACTAAATTTATTAATTAAGCTAAATAACCCATAGAGGACAGTCTATGCCTAAAGCTCATAAATTCGTTATTACAAATCCAGACCTCTGTATTGCTTGTAATGCCTGTATGAAAACATGCATTAAACACGCCTACATGAGGGGGAAACTCTCCAAAAAAAGACTTGATGTGCTTACATTAGAGAGTGGTAAAATGCCCAACCAGTGTCGTCAATGTGATGATGCGCCTTGTGCCAATGTCTGCCCAACGGGTGCCCTTCGTATCGCCAATGCATGTGTTGAGCTATGTGAAGAGATCTGTATTGGCTGTAAACTCTGTACAATTGCTTGTCCTTATGGGGCAATAAACATTGATGCTGAATTTCCCCCTTCCATTTTAGATGAAGTAGAACGACATTTAGAAGCGGGTTGTATCAGTGGGCTTAAAAGCATTGCCATTAAATGCGATATGTGCGATGGTATAGAAAGTGGTCCTGCGTGTGTTGGCGTTTGTCCAACAGGTGCATTAGTGATGGTTGACCCCGTTCTAGGTGAATGTAAATTTGGTAAAAAAGTCAAAGGGGACATGACGCCTTTTTTACAAGCTATCGTGCCTAATGTTACATTTGCCAACATCCCCGCTCCTGAAATTAAAAAACCCAAAGAACCTAAACCCGCCTCCGCTGAGACTCTAGAATCCAACAAAGAGGAAGCATAATGCAAACCATATTCACTCTCTTTTTTTTAACGTCACTTCTTTCCCTTCTGCTGTATAAAAAACCGATCCTTGCTCAAAAGATAGGCTTTGGCTTAGCAAGTCTCATTTCACTTTATGCAGCGATATTTTTCTTTTCTAACCTTGAAAATACGTTAGTGTGGAGATTACCTGGAAATTTTATCAGTTCACCTCTTTTTAGGCTTGACTCACTAGGAATGTTTTTTAGCTTTTTAGTTAGTTTAATTGCTTTTGCAGTTTCACTTTTTAGCTTTGATTATGCAATGTTTTATGAAAAAAA is part of the Sulfurospirillum arsenophilum NBRC 109478 genome and encodes:
- a CDS encoding AEC family transporter produces the protein MSYVLNALLPICLIIFAGYAFKHAKFPSIDFWPKMDKFTYYVLMPCLLVYELAVAKIDLTHTVNLVFTSLSGIFAILMILILLNMILHFQNRAFTSIVQGGIRFNTYVFLALVNAVYGDKGLVLAAIVIAFAIPFINILCISVFAIFLREGNFALISFLKTIIKNPLIGACAIGGLINVSGIPIPVFLLKSVSIISHAALPMGLLSVGVGLELKYLRDAKKELVVSTVAKLIIFPLIAYGLSLLFGLEGMSLSIAVIFASMPTATSSHILARELGGDVSLMASITTLETLACVGTLFLIVPLL
- a CDS encoding translation initiation factor, with protein sequence MADNKALFSIGSALDREEGWSFEEEKSSSKPTEIKLPSKHFLVLKMEKRQGKPVSIVGPFFLEKEALTKLCSLVKKKLGSGGTCKEEWMEFQGECREKLKSILMAEEFRFKG
- a CDS encoding ABC-F family ATP-binding cassette domain-containing protein; translation: MVEVNNLTMRFAHQLLFENISLKLDKGKRYGLIGANGAGKTTFLKILSKQIDATSGNISIENGLRVGVLNQNQYAFEDFTLKDAVMYGNKRLFDAIKEKEHLYATGDFSDDKVNDRLAELEIICAEEDPTYEVEVNIEKILGSLGFAVSEQETLMSELTGGDKFKILLAQVLYPKPDVLFLDEPTNNLDLEAISWLEAQLIRHEGTMVVISHDRHFLNSVVTNILDVDFKKIREFTGNYDEWYLAANLIAKQQETDRDKKLKEKDELEAFVRRFSANASKAKQATSRQKRLEKLDIEEIQTSSRRDPSIVFRMGRDIGNEVLEVEGIEKSYGDQKVLHNISFKVEKGEKIALIGHNGVGKTTLCNILMEQLSSDTGSVKWGATITSSYFPQNATDMITGDFQLFEWLQQYDEKKDLDEIRKCLGRMLFSGEEQKKSVKQLSGGEKHRMMLSKMMLQRGNFLVLDEPDNHLDLEAIIALGEGLFKFPGNVICVTHDRELIDAFATRIIELHPDGSVIDFKGDYEAFRETYGR
- a CDS encoding bifunctional diguanylate cyclase/phosphodiesterase; protein product: MKYQVSQENIVEIMANATHSLFDTQERLMDILGASILEDRHYIYETQSIEKHSQSLLQNPDVVAFGVTNPEGDFIFASSHKDPKQVTNLMQQPESRNSFIEALSKNGMVFGRTYFSKPLQKWGMPIRKTIRDEQGNPLFVMTTLLRLTSTFDTLMSTIHHRQNLVVSVIRDYDLYQQYNSLGKDNYEKAYQSPFPKEVMERVYTIIFDNYGLTPQELRRDEPLVSFGYQHNDGVRYLASLKYNKTYKLWIIVHTYLDTVIKDFFQSLMFYFAAFIGSGALFFFLFRLIANAEEKRRNDLIVQATHDQLTGLPNRSYLHQNIFNWAYKNAPTFSLFYVDMDHFKNINDSFGHQFGDYVLVEITKRLRVMSPPDSLIIRYGGDEFVLITRLHERKELLLFASRLIDALSRPYNVHELHFNIGASIGISIYPDHGESLDMLLRASDIALYESKKIKNSAHIFASSMQEGFLKNVKIEQELRKAINQNELSMAYQPQIDINGCVHGVEALVRWNSPTLGYVPPNHFIPLAEASGLMPKIGRFIIETTCSEMRELHLSLEHAFQVSINISVRQFMDPGFLEHLLSIIENTQMHRLSITLEVTENLFIEDIHYILPLLEQIREMGIQISMDDFGTGYSSLSMLRKLPIDELKIDKSFVDEIFEDAASAKMVQNIIAIGKNFGMHILAEGVETKEQKEILTTFGCDRFQGFYFSKPLSKEALFTFLKEKTLP
- a CDS encoding 4Fe-4S dicluster domain-containing protein; this encodes MPKAHKFVITNPDLCIACNACMKTCIKHAYMRGKLSKKRLDVLTLESGKMPNQCRQCDDAPCANVCPTGALRIANACVELCEEICIGCKLCTIACPYGAINIDAEFPPSILDEVERHLEAGCISGLKSIAIKCDMCDGIESGPACVGVCPTGALVMVDPVLGECKFGKKVKGDMTPFLQAIVPNVTFANIPAPEIKKPKEPKPASAETLESNKEEA